In Mesorhizobium sp. M9A.F.Ca.ET.002.03.1.2, the DNA window CCGGCATGATGGGCGCAATGCCGATGATGCGCATGCGCGGGCACATGATGAAGATCATGTTCGCCATTGCCGACACGGACGGCGACGGCGGGCTCTCCTTCGAAGAGATCACGGCCGTCCATAAGCGAATCTTCGACAAGGTGGACGCCGACAAAGACGGCAAAGTAACGCCCGAGGAGGTTCAGGCATTCATGCGGGAGTAGCGGCGCGCAAGCCGATCGCCTGGCGCGACGGCCTCCACGGCACTTCCAATCATGCTGACCATGATGGAGTTAGCCAATGCAAAAGGCTTTGATTCCGATTTTCGCGGCGGCGAGCGCCGTCCTCACCCTCACGCCTGGCGCGGTGTTGGCGCAGGCACCGTCAGATGCTGACAGGTACGCTTACGGGCCACATATGATGTGGGGTGGAGGCTGGTACGCCATGGTTTTCGGGCCGCTGTTCATGATCCTCTTCCTCGCCGTGCTGATCGCAGCCGTGGTTTTTCTGGCCCGCTGGGCCGGCGGGCCATGGCAGACAACAGTGCCACCGCATCATGCGCCGCCGGGCCGCACACCGCTCGATATTCTCAAGGAACGCTTTGCGCGTGGCGAGATCGACAAGGACGAGTTCGAGGAACGGCGCCGCGTGCTCGGCGAATAGGCCGTCCTTGTCGAACGATTTGTGCTTGCGGGAGTCGCCTTCCGACTGGAGCCCGGTCGAAGGACACCGAGATGATGCCGGGCGCGCGACGCAGCAGCATGGCGGAACTCGCCGCCGCCACGGTCGAGGCCGACAAGGCGCTGGTATTCTGACAAACGCTGAGGAGGCTCCCGCAATGGCGCCGATCTATCTGGACTACAACGCGAGTACGCCTATCGATCCGGCGGTGGCATTGGCGATGCGACCGTTTCTAGACGAGGCGTTCGGCAATCCGTCGAGCGCGCATTGGGCTAGCACGCCGGCGAAGACTGCACTTGAGCACGCCCGCGGGCAGATCGCGGCGCTGCTCGGCTGCGCGCCCGATGGGATCGTGTTCACGAGCGGCGGCAGCGAGGCCAACAACCTGGCGATCAAGGGCACGTTCTTCGCGCTGAGGCACAAGGGCGAGCACATCGTCACCACCACGGTCGAGCATCCGGCGGTTCTCGCTCCTTGCCGTTTCCTCGAGCAGCTCGGCGCGGCAGTGACCTATGTGCCGGTCGACAGTACGGGCCGGGTCGATCCCGAGGATGTGCGCCGTGCCATCACGCCGGGCACCATCCTGATCAGCGTCATGCACGCCAACAATGAGGTTGGCACGATCCAGCTGATCGAGGAGCTCGGTGCACTTGCGCGGGAGCATGGGGTTCGATTTCACACCGACGCAGCGCAGTCGGCCGGCAAGATTGCAACCAAGGTCGACACGCTTGGCGTCGATTTGCTGACCATCGCCGGCCACAAGCTCTACGCGCCGAAGGGCGTCGGCGCGCTCTATGTCCGAGGCGGAGCCAGGCTCGAGCCGCTGATCCATGGCGCGGGGCACGAACATGGCCGGCGCGCTGGCACTGAGAGCGCCTTGCTCGCGGTCGGCCTCGGCGCCGCCTGTGCGCTCGCCAGCGACCTGGAGCCGATGGCGCGCGTCCACGCGTTGCGGGATCGCTTTTGGGACGCGCTGCAGGAAGGTTTCGGCGACCGTATCGTGCTCAACGGGCACCCTCAGCATCGCCTTCCCAACACGCTCAGTGTTTCCTTCGTCGGCATGATCGGCGCCGAGCTGCTTTCGCGCCTCGACGGCGTCGCGGCGTCGACCGGTTCGGCGTGTCACGCCGGCCGGGTCGAGCTCTCGCCGGTGCTCGCGGCCATGGACGTGCCCGAGAAGGTCGGCATGGGCGCCGTTCGCTTCAGTCTTGGTCGGGCCACGACCGAGACCGAAATCGACACCATCGTGGATCAGCTTCGAGCCGTCACGTCATAAGGCCTGTCGCGCCGGCGGCTCTTTCGCCGCCGCGGCTTCCTCTGGACTGAGGGCGCCCGGCCGGAGCTTGAACAGGATCAGGAGCGGCCCGGCGACGAAGATGGAGGAATAGGTCCCGGCGAGGATGCCGAAGATCATCGCGATCGTGAAGGACTGGATGACCTCGCCGCCCCAGATCGAAAGCGCCGCCAGCGCAAACAGCGTGGTCACGCCGGTCAGGACCGTTCGCGCCAGCGTCTGGTTCATCGACAGATCGAGCAACTCGGCGATCGGCATCTTTTTGTAGCGGCGCAGATTCTCGCGGACCCGATCATAGACAACAACCGTATCGTTGATGGAATAGCCAACGATAGTCAGGATCGCGGCTATCGAGGTCAAATTGAACTCTATGCCCGCGACGACGTAGAAGCCGACCATCAGGATCACGTCGTGGAACGTCGAAATGATGGCGCCGAGCCCGAACTGCCACTCGAACCTGACCCAGATGTAGACGAGCATCGCCAGCAGCGAGGCGAGCACGCCCATTGTGCCGTTGAACGCGAGTTCGGAGGACACCGTCGGACCGACAACCTCGATGCGGCGGAATTCGTAGTCGGTTTCGAGCGCGCTTCTCACTTTCTCAACGGCGGACTGTTCGGCAATGTCGCCGCCCCCCTGGGTGCCAATGCGAATCAGCACATCCCGGGTCGACCCGAACTCCTGCACCTGCACCTCACCCAGTTCGAGACCCGTCAGGCGCTCGCGGATGTCGCCGATGTCGGCCTGCTGACCCTTCGCCTGCACCTCGATGCTCGAGCCGCCGCGGAAGTCGATGCCGTAGTTCATGCCGACGGTGAAGAACGCCGCAGCCGAAGCGATCGACAACAACAAGGACAGCGTGAAGGCGTACTTTCGGAATGCCATGAATGGCACGCGCGTGTCGTCTGGCACCAAGCGCATAACGCCGCTGGGCATCGCTTTCGGCCGCTGCCGGCGAAGCCAGAATGCGACCAGCCAGCGCGTCAGGGTGAACGCCGTGAACACAGTGGTGACAATGCCGATGGCGAGGGTGACGGCAAACCCCTTGATCGGCCCTGAGCCGAGGAAGAACAGGATGACGGCGGCAATCAGCGTCGTCACATTGGCGTCGACGACGGTCGCCAGCGCCTGTCTGAACCCGGAATCCATCGACTGCACGATCGAGCGCCCCTGGCGGCTCTCTTCGCGGACGCGCTCGAAGATGATGACGTTGGAATCGACCGCCATGCCCATCGTCAGCACGATGCCGGCGATGCCAGGCAGCGTCAGCGTCGCGCCGAGAACGGACAGGACGGCGATGATCAGTGCGACGTTGGCCAGGAGCGCGATATTCGCGATCAGTCCCAGTCGCCCATAGGCGAACAGCATGAAGCCGACGACCAGGAACCCGGCGATGATTGACGCGAACTGGCCCGCCTCGATCGAATCGCTGCCGAGGCTCGGACCGACGGTGCGTTCCTCGACGATGGTGAGGTCGGCAGGCAGTGCGCCGGCGCGCAGCAGGACCGCAAGGTCGTTCGCGCTATCTACCGTGAAGCTGCCGGATATCTGCCCGGTGCCGCCCAGGATTGGTTCGCGGATCTGAGGCGCGGAGATCACCTCGTCGTCGAGGATGATCGCGAACAGGCGCCCGACATTGGCCTGAGTAGCCTGACCGAAGCGGGTGGCGCCGCGGCTGTCGAAGCGAAACGAGACCACCGGCTCGTTGGTGCGCTGGTCGAAGGTTGCCTGCGCGTCGACGAGGTTTTCGCCGGAGACGATGATCCGGTTCTCGATCAGATGGGGAACCCGCGGCTCGTCCGTCGAATACAACACCGTCGAGCCAGCCGGCGGGCGGCCGGAGATCGCCTCCTCGACCGGAATCGACTGGTCGACCATCTGGAAGGTCAGCTTCGCGGTCTGTCCGAGAATATCCTTCAGCCGCTGCGGATCCTGCAGGCCCGGCACCTGGACCATGATGCGGTCCGATCCCTGGCGCTGGATGATCGGCTCGGTCGTGCCGAGCTCGTTCACGCGCCGGCTCACCACCTCGATCGATTGAGTCAGCGCCGCGGCGATCCGGTAGTCGATCCCGGCTTCGGTTAGCGTAAAACGCAGCAGGCCCGGTTCCGGCTCGGCCATCTCCATCTCGGTCACGGAGCCGCTCATGAAAAGGCCGGTCGAGATCGGCTGCGTCAATCTTTCGAGCGCACTCTTCGCAGCCTCGATCTGACCTTGGTCGCGAATGCGGACCTGGATGGAATTGGCGGTGCCGGTAAGTCCGGTATAGCCGATCTGGGCATCGCGCAGCGATGTGCGGACCTCGTCGCGTGCCGATTCGAGGCGTTCGTTGGCGAGGTCCTGCCGATCGATCTGGAGCAGGATGTGCGAGCCGCCCTGCAGGTCCAGCCCCAGCGTCAGCTGCTGCTTTGGCAGCCAATTCGGCAGCGATGCCAGAGTGGAGGCGGGAACCAGGTTGGGGGCTGCGTAGAGGATACCGGCTAGGACCGTTAGCCAGATGAGAATGGTCTTCCAGCGCGAAAAATGCAGCATCTTCTTGTCCGTTCAGCCCATATCGGGCGGAAACCGCCTCCGACAAGTGCTTTGGCGTTCCGATCGGCGAGCAACTCGACGAGAGCCCGAACGGAACGCGATGTGAAAGTTTTAGGAGTCGGGTGCCGCGGTCGCGCGGCCAAGATCATGCCGTGAGAAGCGGAGGCGCGCGCGCATCGAAAGCGCGGATCGGCGGCAGTTTCGGCCGGTCTTCAGACCGTATACCAAACGATGCGGCTGACGCGATTTCGAGCGGCAGGCGTAAATCCGGGATAATGCAAAAGGGTTTGCCGTTTCCCGCAATGGCAGGCGTTCCCGTCTTGAAGCGGGAAGTCTCTGCACCAACGTGGCGCGCAATGCCGCGAGCTATGATAGTCGGGTGTGTTACTGGCTCGGTCGCGCCGAGCCTCATTTGCCCCTTGGCAATATCCTGTGCGACCTGGTTGGCTGTTGCCGCAGGAATGGTCCAGATCAAAAAGAGCAATGAAGCGAGCAGCCGCAGGCCAGCACCCGCGCTGAGCAGAACACCGGGCCTCGTGCCAGCCTGTCTTCGGCCGCTTCGTCTCATCTCACTGGTACGGCTCTTCATTACACTGCGACTAAATACGCTTTCGCCTTCGTTGCCTCAGGAAGCGGCAGGCCGCCCTCTTAGTCTTTAGCTATAGCACATGCATTGCGAATTGAAGCGCACCTTTCACGCATTCAAAGGGTAAGCGTGTTGGCCGGTCGATTGGCAGCCTGCCGCTTCTCGATCAATTGGACATAACTCTGCAGGATGCCGCTCCAGCCAGCTGGATCGGACTTGCAGACCCGACCGACTCCTATCGCGGTCTCGCCGAGACCAAGGCCTACACGCTCGCCTTCTTCGATCGCTATCTGAAGGGAAAACCCGCGCCTCTGTCGGATGAGACGCCCGATCGGCGGCCAGACGTGCGGCTCGAAGAGCGGCGAGTTTCGCCGAGCGATTGACGGCCGAGGCTCCGATTCGAGCCCTCTGCACGGTCGTCTCGCCCGAGGCGCGCCCGGTCGCGCTACCACCCCGAGGCGACAGGCGGCCATGGCCGTTTGCCCAAACCGTTGTGGTATTTTTGTTACAAGCAGGCGCCGAAAGGCATCCGCTCCTTTCTTGCCTCCCCGCAATTGATCCAGATCAACCGGCGTCTCTCCGCCGGAACCATTGTTGCGCCGCAACATATTCGAGTCTCAAGGAGAGAACATCATGGTGACAGACCGATTGGGCGTGGCCCGGGGGATTGCGGCGGCCGTCGCGCTTTTTCTGGCAGGACAGCAGGCCGTGGCGGCGGACCTCGAACCCGTGGACGTGGCGGCGCCGAAAAGCCCGTGGCAGGTCCGCCTGCGCGCTCTGGGCGTGCTCACGGAAGATTCGGGTTATGTCAACGGGATTCCCGGCTCGGATCTTTCTTATTCGGATACGGTGACACCCGAACTCGACATCTCCTACTACTTCACCGACAACCTCGCCGCCGAGCTCATTCTCGGCACCACCTATGCCAAAATCGATGGCGGAGGGACCATAGGCGGGCTGGGCGAGATCGGTAAGGTCTGGCTGCTGCCGCCGACGCTGACGCTGCAGTATCACTTCACCAATTTCGGCGCCTTCAAGCCGTATGTCGGCGCCGGCGCGACCTACACGATGTTCTACAGCCAGGATGCGACCAACGCCGACGCCATTGATGTCAAGGACACGTTCGGCGGGGCCCTGCAGGTCGGCTTCGACTATATGGTGGACGAGCACTGGGGCGTCAATTTCGACGTGAAGAAGCTGTTTCTGGAGCCCAAATACGACGTCACGGTCGGCGGTGCGGAATTGACCGGCAAAGCCAAGCTCAACCCCTGGCTGATCGGCACGGGCGTCACCTACCGCTTCTGACGACGAGACGGCGGTCGTAGGCCGCCTTACCTGGAGGCAGGAGGGGCGCCTTATGCGCCCTTCTTCGTTTCTTGCGCCGGCAGAATCAGGCCAGTCGCGCAGCGCGGGCCAGCCCGTGCGCCACCAGCCGATCGATGATCTCGCAATAGCTGACGCCGCTTGCCGCCATCGCCTTGGAATACATGCTGATATCGGTGAACCCGGGAATGGTGTTGAGCTCGTTGATGAGAACGCGCATGTCCGGTGTGACGAAGAAATCAACGCGCGCCATGCCATCGCAGCCGACCGCCCGGAAGGCCTTTGCCGCCATCGCGCGGAGACTGCCTTCGATCTCTTCCGGCAGCTGTGCCGGCACTTCCAGAGCCGCGCCGTTCTCGTCGATATATTTGGCGTCGTAGCTGTAGAAACCGTGGCTCTGTGCCGGTACGATCTCGCCGGGGCGGGAAACAAAGAGGCCGCCTTCCGTATCCTCCAGCACGCTGCACTCGATCTCGCGGCCTCGAATGAATTCTTCGGCCAGCAGCTTGCGGTCGTGCCTGAAGCCTTCGGCAAGCGCTGCCTCGTAATCTTTTTCAGTCGAAACCTTACTGACGCCGACGGAGGAGCCCTGCCGGGCCGGCTTGAGGAAAAGCGGAAGCCCGAGCGCACCCTGCAGCTCCGCAAAGGCCGGTGCGACGCCGTGATGGATCGTGACGGATCGCGCAACGGGCAGGCCCGCCTCGTTCAGCAGACGTTTGGCAGTGTCCTTGTCGAGTGCGGCTGCAGAACCGAGGATGCCGCAGCCGGCGAGCGGTACGCGCGCCACCTCCGCGAGACCCTGCACCGAGCCGTCCTCGCCATGGAGGCCGTGCAGCACCGGGAAGAGGATTCCAATCTTCGGCAATTCGTAGGGCGCGCCTTCGATCGGAACCGCCATCATCCGCCCCTGTCCGCCCGGCACGAGGCAGACTTCCGTGCCGCTCGAAGGTTTCGCCAGCGCGCCATCCTCGAAGCTGCTCAGCAGCCATTGTCCTTCGCGGGTGATGAAGACGGGAATGGCGACGTATTTCGCGGGATCCAGCGCACGCATGACATTGGTTGCCGAAAGCACCGAAACGTCATGCTCGGCGGAGCGTCCGCCAAAGAGCACGGCAATACGCAGTCTGTTCGAGGAAGCGGCCATGAAAAGCTCCAAATGATCCGGTTTTGAGCGGCCGGGTAGCCGACGGCGATCCCGCCGGTGGTGATGATCTTCAGCCAAGTGCTACCACAGACGCTCAGGTCTCGACGCCGGATGCGCCAGAGTGGGTCGCTGTATACTCGTATACGAAATGGTTCAAGCCATTTTGGCTAAGGGCAGGTCGATCCGCAGAGCGGGCACTGTGGGACGGTGAGCGTTAGGCTTCGCGGGCATGCCATCGGTGCCCCTTCGGTGTTCAGACGCCGGTTCTTCGCCTCGCTCGGCATCACCTACACCGGAAGAATGACGTCCTCGACAGGGCGGCGGAGCGATTTGGGCAACTCGGGCCCATAGCCGAACCTCATCACGAGATCCGGCCGGCGGCCGCCGATGCCGAGATAGCTGGCGAATTGCCCGCGCACGGCGGGAACCTCGACCGGTTGATTGATGAAGGCATGCCGCAGTTGGAGGGCCGTCGCCTGAAGGGCGAAGCGCTGGCAGCAACGACCGGCTTCGGCCCAAGAGGCCGGCTCATCCTTGTCGGAGACGAACACGGCAACACCGGCCGAACTCCTGAGCTGGTTCTCATACTTGCTGTTTTCACCGGCCTTCGTGAACACCTGGCTGAAGATCAGGCGGCCGATCCAGCCCGGCAGGGCCGGATTGCCGGAGGATTTCGAAAACAGTCCATCTCGGGTCGAAAGGGCATCGCCATAGCTGAACCGAATCCACGATTTCAGTTCTTCCACGAACGCGGCATCGTCCATCTGCGCACTGTTGCCCGCGACGAGATAGGAGAGGATGTCCTCACGTTGCTGCCGCTCGGTGAAAAGCAGCATCCGCACGCCGTCACCATTGCCGGCGGCTTCCAGAAGCCGGAGATGCTCGGGCGAGACAGACCGGCCGTCATAGAGCGCGCGCGTCGATTGGCGATGCGGGATGGCGTCGAACAGGTCCGTCCGTTCGGGCGGCGCGGCCTCGAGATCGACCCGTATTCCGCGCGCGTCGGCGTCGTAGCTCGGAACCGCCCGAAGCCCGAATGCGCGAGCCGCTTGAACCATATTCTCGACGGCGCAGCCGAGGCTGGCGAACACATGGTGATTGTCGGGATCGACGGCGCGCAAGCCGCGCCCGGGATCGGGCAGCACGAGGATGGAGCGGTCCGAGAGCCGGAATTGCCAAGGCTGCGTGTTATGGCTGTTTGCCGCCAAGGTGGCGTAACGGACAAGTTCTTGTCGGGCCGACGACAACGGCAGATCGGTGCTGTCGCTATGGCGCCACGTGGCGTTGACAGCGTCCTCATAACCGGAAAGACCTCGGGCGTTCATCACCAGCGCGGTTGTGCCGCCAAGTGCGGCAAGCCCTCCTCCGATGGCTAGTGCGGCCAGGAACCCGCGACGGCTTTGATGGACCTCAGACATGACAGGTGCGTATCACGGCTAGGATCAGCCCGGCTTTGATCTGAATCATGCCGTCTTGTGGCCCGAACCGAACGCCGTTGGCGCTGTCGGTTGCGCCAGGTCAAAGCGCGGCCGCAACAGTTCTGATCTCTTGCGCTGGAAGCTGGGAGCCGTGGCTGATGTTGCCGTTCACGCGCGAGCAATTCCTTGATGTCTTCGTCACGTACAATGATGCGATCTGGCCGCTGCAGATCGCAGCCTACCTGTTCGGCATTGTCGTCGTCGCCCTGTTGTTTCGACCCAGCCGTTCCCCTGACCGGATCATCGCGGGCGTTCTCGCGGCGATGTGGGTTTGGACCGGGATTGTCTATCACGGGCTGTTCTTCGCGCCGATCAACACGGCGGCTTATCTCTTCGGTGTCCTGTTCCTGTTTCAGGGAGGGGTCCTGGCCTATGCCGGGATCCGGCACGACCGGCTCTTCGGCTTTCAGTCAGGACTGGCCGCGTGGGTGGGCGCCGCTTTCCTGTTTTACGCGGCCGTCCTCTATCCGTTGATCGGCATGGCGACGGGACACGCCTATCCCGAGATGCCGATGTTCGGCGTGACGCCGTGCCCGGTGACGATATTCACTTTCGGCATGCTCCTGCTGACCACGCAGCGCCTGCCCCGCTGGCTGCTGGTCATCCCCTTCGTCTGGTCGCTGATCGGCGGCAGCGCCGCCATCGCGCTTGGCGTAGCGCAGGATTGGCTGCTCCTCGCAAGCGGCTTTGTTGCCATCCCCCTGATAGTCCTTCGCGACCGGGGCACGGCGCATTTGCGCGGGACGGCATAGATCGCTTACGTCGGCACAGAGGCAGGCTCATGATGCCGTCCTTGCCTTTGACGGAAGGAAGCGGCCGCGCCCCGCGACGCCAAGCACGCGCCCGTCGTCGACGATGACCTCGCCCCGGGCGATGGTGGTCACCGGCCAGCCTCGGATACGCATGCCCTCATAGGGTGTGTGATCGGTATTGTCATGCAGCAGATCCCGGGTGACGGTCGTCTCCCGTTCCTGGTCCCAGATCACCAGATCGCCATCGCCGCCGATGGCGATCGAGCCTTTCTGCGGTGCGATGCCATGCAGTTCGGCGGCATTCGTGGAACTCAGCGCGATGAACTGGGCGAGGCTGATGCGGCCCTTCAGATAACCCTCGCTGAACAGCAGCGGCTGCCGCAGCTCCAGTCCGGGCAGGCCGTTGGCAATCTGGTCGAAGCGCGATTGCGGGCCGTGCCGCAGCTTCCCGTCCGGTCCCGCCAGGCGGTAGGGCGAATGGTCGGAGGAATAGATCGCGACGCTGCCCCGGGCCATGCCGGCCCACAGCGCCTCCTGGTCGCCGATCGTCCGCAGCGGCGGGCTGCACATGAATTTAGCGCCTTCGAGGCCGTCGCGATCGAGGTCGGCTTCGGTCAGAAGCAGATATTGCGGACACGTCTCGGCGTGGATCCTGACGCCTCTGGCGCGGGCGTGCGTTACCTCTTCGAGGCCGACACGGCTGGAGACGTGGACGATCAGAACCTCGGCGCCGGTCAGTTCGGCAAAGCTGGCGATGCGGTGGATGGCTTCGCTTTCAGCGATCGGTGGTCGTGCCTTCGCGTGGAAGCGGGGGCGACAAGGCCCCGGCTCAACAAGTCCTGCTTCAGCATCGCAATGATGGCGTCGTTTTCCGCATGCACCATGACAAGCGCGCCATGCGCTGCCGCCACCTTCAGGATTGCCAGGATCTCGGGATCACCGAGCCTGAAATCGTCGTAGGTCGTGAAGATCTTGAGCGAGGCGTAGCCGCCGCGGATCAGGTCGGGCAGGTCTCGTTCGAGGGTCTGGGCGCTCGCCGCCTGTATGGTCGGATGGATCGCGTAGTCGATCAGGGCCTGGCCTTCTGCCTTGCGGCGGTAGGCGGCGACCGTCTCGGCCAGTGGATCCGAAGCATAGGCCATCGCGAACGGAACGATCGTCGTCGTTCCGCCACAGGCGGCCGACAGCGTGCCGCTGCGGAAATCGTCCGCGCAGGCAGCGCCATAGTTGGGTTGGTCCAGGTGGCAATGCGCATCGACGCCGCCGGGCAGCACAAGGCGGCCTTTTGCGTCGACCACCTGCGTGGCGTCTTCGATGCGCTCCGCGATGGCCCGGATGCACCCGTCACGGATGCCTAGGTCGACCCGCACAGTGGCGTCGCCGACCGCCACCAGGCCATCACGCACGACGAGGTCGAACCGAGCGCGCTGGGCGATCATCGCGCTTCGCCCTCGGCCGGAAACAGCGACAGCCAATACTGGGCGATGTCGTTGCGGCGCATGAAGGCGGCCTCCGGCCTGGACAGAACCGTTTCGATCACGCCTTCCAGGGCCGCGGCCCTGTTGGGCTGGCCGCTCCATCGCGCATGGACGGCTATCGTCATCATTCGCCCGCCTTCTTCCCTGGCTTCCCTGATCAGGAAGTCCAGATAGGTCTCGACATTGTCGACGAAGTCCTTGGGCGTCACATAGCCGGGGCTGACCAGATAGCGGCTGTCGTTCAAGGTCTTGGAATAGGGGACGATCAGCAGGCGCCCGTCCCTTGCCGGCACGAAATAGGGCAGGTCGTCGTTGCACGGATCCGAATCGTACAGGAAGCCGCCCTCCTCGATCAGGATGTCGCGCGTGTTGACGCTGGAAAAGGAACGGCTGTTCCAGCCGATCGGGCGCTCGCCGAGCAGCTCGATGAACAGCGCCACGGCGCGTTGCAGATGGTCGCGCTCCTCGTCACGGCTGAGGGTCCATTGTTCGGTCCAGCGCAAGCCGTGGCCGAGCAGATCGTGACCCGATTGGCGCAGCCATGCTGTCACCT includes these proteins:
- a CDS encoding SHOCT domain-containing protein, coding for MQKALIPIFAAASAVLTLTPGAVLAQAPSDADRYAYGPHMMWGGGWYAMVFGPLFMILFLAVLIAAVVFLARWAGGPWQTTVPPHHAPPGRTPLDILKERFARGEIDKDEFEERRRVLGE
- a CDS encoding cysteine desulfurase family protein: MAPIYLDYNASTPIDPAVALAMRPFLDEAFGNPSSAHWASTPAKTALEHARGQIAALLGCAPDGIVFTSGGSEANNLAIKGTFFALRHKGEHIVTTTVEHPAVLAPCRFLEQLGAAVTYVPVDSTGRVDPEDVRRAITPGTILISVMHANNEVGTIQLIEELGALAREHGVRFHTDAAQSAGKIATKVDTLGVDLLTIAGHKLYAPKGVGALYVRGGARLEPLIHGAGHEHGRRAGTESALLAVGLGAACALASDLEPMARVHALRDRFWDALQEGFGDRIVLNGHPQHRLPNTLSVSFVGMIGAELLSRLDGVAASTGSACHAGRVELSPVLAAMDVPEKVGMGAVRFSLGRATTETEIDTIVDQLRAVTS
- the secDF gene encoding protein translocase subunit SecDF: MLHFSRWKTILIWLTVLAGILYAAPNLVPASTLASLPNWLPKQQLTLGLDLQGGSHILLQIDRQDLANERLESARDEVRTSLRDAQIGYTGLTGTANSIQVRIRDQGQIEAAKSALERLTQPISTGLFMSGSVTEMEMAEPEPGLLRFTLTEAGIDYRIAAALTQSIEVVSRRVNELGTTEPIIQRQGSDRIMVQVPGLQDPQRLKDILGQTAKLTFQMVDQSIPVEEAISGRPPAGSTVLYSTDEPRVPHLIENRIIVSGENLVDAQATFDQRTNEPVVSFRFDSRGATRFGQATQANVGRLFAIILDDEVISAPQIREPILGGTGQISGSFTVDSANDLAVLLRAGALPADLTIVEERTVGPSLGSDSIEAGQFASIIAGFLVVGFMLFAYGRLGLIANIALLANVALIIAVLSVLGATLTLPGIAGIVLTMGMAVDSNVIIFERVREESRQGRSIVQSMDSGFRQALATVVDANVTTLIAAVILFFLGSGPIKGFAVTLAIGIVTTVFTAFTLTRWLVAFWLRRQRPKAMPSGVMRLVPDDTRVPFMAFRKYAFTLSLLLSIASAAAFFTVGMNYGIDFRGGSSIEVQAKGQQADIGDIRERLTGLELGEVQVQEFGSTRDVLIRIGTQGGGDIAEQSAVEKVRSALETDYEFRRIEVVGPTVSSELAFNGTMGVLASLLAMLVYIWVRFEWQFGLGAIISTFHDVILMVGFYVVAGIEFNLTSIAAILTIVGYSINDTVVVYDRVRENLRRYKKMPIAELLDLSMNQTLARTVLTGVTTLFALAALSIWGGEVIQSFTIAMIFGILAGTYSSIFVAGPLLILFKLRPGALSPEEAAAAKEPPARQAL
- a CDS encoding OmpW family protein, with amino-acid sequence MVTDRLGVARGIAAAVALFLAGQQAVAADLEPVDVAAPKSPWQVRLRALGVLTEDSGYVNGIPGSDLSYSDTVTPELDISYYFTDNLAAELILGTTYAKIDGGGTIGGLGEIGKVWLLPPTLTLQYHFTNFGAFKPYVGAGATYTMFYSQDATNADAIDVKDTFGGALQVGFDYMVDEHWGVNFDVKKLFLEPKYDVTVGGAELTGKAKLNPWLIGTGVTYRF
- a CDS encoding D-alanine--D-alanine ligase family protein; this translates as MAASSNRLRIAVLFGGRSAEHDVSVLSATNVMRALDPAKYVAIPVFITREGQWLLSSFEDGALAKPSSGTEVCLVPGGQGRMMAVPIEGAPYELPKIGILFPVLHGLHGEDGSVQGLAEVARVPLAGCGILGSAAALDKDTAKRLLNEAGLPVARSVTIHHGVAPAFAELQGALGLPLFLKPARQGSSVGVSKVSTEKDYEAALAEGFRHDRKLLAEEFIRGREIECSVLEDTEGGLFVSRPGEIVPAQSHGFYSYDAKYIDENGAALEVPAQLPEEIEGSLRAMAAKAFRAVGCDGMARVDFFVTPDMRVLINELNTIPGFTDISMYSKAMAASGVSYCEIIDRLVAHGLARAARLA
- a CDS encoding twin-arginine translocation signal domain-containing protein, with product MSEVHQSRRGFLAALAIGGGLAALGGTTALVMNARGLSGYEDAVNATWRHSDSTDLPLSSARQELVRYATLAANSHNTQPWQFRLSDRSILVLPDPGRGLRAVDPDNHHVFASLGCAVENMVQAARAFGLRAVPSYDADARGIRVDLEAAPPERTDLFDAIPHRQSTRALYDGRSVSPEHLRLLEAAGNGDGVRMLLFTERQQREDILSYLVAGNSAQMDDAAFVEELKSWIRFSYGDALSTRDGLFSKSSGNPALPGWIGRLIFSQVFTKAGENSKYENQLRSSAGVAVFVSDKDEPASWAEAGRCCQRFALQATALQLRHAFINQPVEVPAVRGQFASYLGIGGRRPDLVMRFGYGPELPKSLRRPVEDVILPV
- a CDS encoding DUF6064 family protein, which gives rise to MALSVAPGQSAAATVLISCAGSWEPWLMLPFTREQFLDVFVTYNDAIWPLQIAAYLFGIVVVALLFRPSRSPDRIIAGVLAAMWVWTGIVYHGLFFAPINTAAYLFGVLFLFQGGVLAYAGIRHDRLFGFQSGLAAWVGAAFLFYAAVLYPLIGMATGHAYPEMPMFGVTPCPVTIFTFGMLLLTTQRLPRWLLVIPFVWSLIGGSAAIALGVAQDWLLLASGFVAIPLIVLRDRGTAHLRGTA
- a CDS encoding amidohydrolase family protein, which translates into the protein MAESEAIHRIASFAELTGAEVLIVHVSSRVGLEEVTHARARGVRIHAETCPQYLLLTEADLDRDGLEGAKFMCSPPLRTIGDQEALWAGMARGSVAIYSSDHSPYRLAGPDGKLRHGPQSRFDQIANGLPGLELRQPLLFSEGYLKGRISLAQFIALSSTNAAELHGIAPQKGSIAIGGDGDLVIWDQERETTVTRDLLHDNTDHTPYEGMRIRGWPVTTIARGEVIVDDGRVLGVAGRGRFLPSKARTAS
- a CDS encoding amidohydrolase family protein; the protein is MIAQRARFDLVVRDGLVAVGDATVRVDLGIRDGCIRAIAERIEDATQVVDAKGRLVLPGGVDAHCHLDQPNYGAACADDFRSGTLSAACGGTTTIVPFAMAYASDPLAETVAAYRRKAEGQALIDYAIHPTIQAASAQTLERDLPDLIRGGYASLKIFTTYDDFRLGDPEILAILKVAAAHGALVMVHAENDAIIAMLKQDLLSRGLVAPASTRRHDHRSLKAKPSTASPALPN
- a CDS encoding polysaccharide deacetylase family protein, which codes for MNSQHRLGPPRDFVGYGRRPPRITWPDGRLVAVNLVVCYEEGAEYSLFEGDDHSDGWGEYPLSAPAGIRDLGTETHFEYGSRVGIWRIARLLERHGVHATISSCAEALRRNPEVTAWLRQSGHDLLGHGLRWTEQWTLSRDEERDHLQRAVALFIELLGERPIGWNSRSFSSVNTRDILIEEGGFLYDSDPCNDDLPYFVPARDGRLLIVPYSKTLNDSRYLVSPGYVTPKDFVDNVETYLDFLIREAREEGGRMMTIAVHARWSGQPNRAAALEGVIETVLSRPEAAFMRRNDIAQYWLSLFPAEGEAR